The Radiobacillus deserti genomic interval AAAGCACACCTCATATCAATCTGCAAAAAAGTATAAACGCTCTACCCCGTTTTTGCAAGACAAACTTTTGAGGGAATGGAGTCATGTTGGGATAATGGTGTTAGAAGTTCCCTTTTTATTATGAGTTAGGTCCTAATGCTTTATCCGACTATTACTCATGATGAAAAGGGAACCTGTTCCAATCACGGGAAATATTATACGAGGTTCCATTTGGTGATCATTCGATTCACTTGCTCCCTCGTCGTTTCTATCGTTCCGTTATTGTCTATGACTGCATCTGCCATATCTACTTTTTTCTGTAAAGGAAGCTGTGCTTGAATTCGTTGCATCGCTTCTTCATCTGTGAGCTTGTTACGTTCTTTTAGCCTTTCCAGCTGAGTGGTTTCATCTACATATACCACAATAGTGTGGTCGACAAGCTCGGTCAAATGACTCTCAAAAAGTAACGGAATATCTAAAACAACAGCTTTGTACCCTTGATTTAAATACTGATCTTTTTCCACAAGCATTTGTTTCCGAACTGCTGGATGTACGATGGAATTCAATATATTTCGTTTTTCTTCATCTTGAAAGACAATATTTCCAAGTTTCTTTCGATCCAGTGTCTTATCTTGTTGCAGTATATCTGTTCCAAATGCTTCTACAACGTTTTGATAGGCTTCTTCACCCGGCTCTACTACTTGTCGAGCAATCCTATCTGCATCTACTATCGGAATTCCTTTTTCTCTTAACATGTTGGACACTGTGCTTTTTCCACTAGCAATCCCACCTGTAAGCCCAATTGTTATTCCCATACTTTCACACCTTTACTGTCATTCCCACTATTACGATTGGCAATTCACACAAATATGTGTTCCTCTTCCAGCCAC includes:
- the coaE gene encoding dephospho-CoA kinase (Dephospho-CoA kinase (CoaE) performs the final step in coenzyme A biosynthesis.), which produces MGITIGLTGGIASGKSTVSNMLREKGIPIVDADRIARQVVEPGEEAYQNVVEAFGTDILQQDKTLDRKKLGNIVFQDEEKRNILNSIVHPAVRKQMLVEKDQYLNQGYKAVVLDIPLLFESHLTELVDHTIVVYVDETTQLERLKERNKLTDEEAMQRIQAQLPLQKKVDMADAVIDNNGTIETTREQVNRMITKWNLV